From a region of the Chitinophaga caseinilytica genome:
- a CDS encoding KGG domain-containing protein, with product MQEQHHENMLMKDANRQERYGEQEFNDDNNNQLEGYDENELNTTDRRHQREAEMADGDAAAHGETPKRTPSRRGFAAMDKEKQRQIASKGGKASHGGGRKPSKPR from the coding sequence ATGCAGGAGCAACATCACGAAAACATGCTGATGAAAGACGCGAACAGGCAGGAGCGTTACGGAGAACAGGAATTCAACGACGATAACAACAACCAGCTGGAAGGATACGACGAAAACGAACTGAATACTACCGACCGCCGTCACCAGCGTGAAGCCGAAATGGCCGACGGAGATGCTGCCGCACATGGCGAAACGCCCAAAAGGACACCCAGCAGAAGGGGATTTGCGGCTATGGACAAAGAAAAACAACGCCAGATCGCCAGCAAGGGTGGCAAGGCCTCGCATGGCGGCGGCCGCAAACCCAGCAAACCCCGCTGA
- a CDS encoding NADP-dependent oxidoreductase, producing the protein MKAVAVNQFKSIPQVMDLPEPPVKAGTIRIRLAAAGLNPFDWKLVDGILENQMPHVFPMILGTDGAGVVESVGTGAGRFKVGDRVYGQMIHPPIGEGSYAQMVTVPDSAAIAAAPHSIALSDAAALPTAGMTALQILDRAGLTEGQKLLLVGATGGVGSFLTQIAKARGIYVIATASGEDSAARIKALGAAETINYKTAPVEEQFAGGADALIDLVSDKVNFEKMLPLVKKGGHVNTTQFVADKDRIHELGLRGGNFETKGTPASLDALRELIDNGKVTVPVDRRIPLDQAPQAIADSRAAKSKGKTILLIDTSLE; encoded by the coding sequence ATGAAAGCTGTAGCAGTCAACCAGTTCAAAAGCATTCCCCAGGTGATGGACCTGCCCGAGCCACCCGTGAAAGCCGGCACCATCCGCATCCGGCTCGCCGCGGCGGGGCTCAACCCATTCGACTGGAAGTTGGTAGACGGTATCCTCGAAAACCAGATGCCACATGTATTCCCCATGATCCTCGGTACAGACGGAGCCGGCGTGGTGGAATCGGTGGGCACGGGCGCAGGCCGTTTCAAGGTGGGCGATCGGGTGTATGGCCAGATGATCCATCCGCCAATCGGCGAAGGGTCTTATGCCCAAATGGTGACCGTTCCCGATTCCGCGGCCATCGCTGCCGCGCCACATTCCATTGCGCTTTCCGATGCCGCGGCGCTGCCGACGGCGGGGATGACGGCGCTTCAGATCCTGGACCGCGCCGGGCTCACCGAAGGGCAAAAGCTCCTGCTCGTAGGTGCAACCGGCGGCGTGGGCTCGTTTTTGACGCAAATCGCCAAAGCAAGGGGGATATACGTCATTGCTACCGCATCCGGTGAGGATTCGGCGGCGCGGATCAAAGCGTTGGGCGCTGCGGAAACGATCAATTACAAAACGGCTCCCGTGGAGGAACAGTTTGCCGGCGGGGCCGATGCGCTGATCGACCTGGTGAGCGATAAAGTGAATTTTGAAAAGATGTTGCCGCTGGTGAAGAAAGGCGGACATGTGAACACCACGCAGTTTGTGGCGGATAAAGACCGCATCCATGAGCTCGGGCTGCGGGGCGGGAATTTCGAGACCAAAGGGACACCGGCTTCGCTCGATGCGCTGCGGGAACTGATCGATAACGGAAAGGTTACCGTACCGGTGGACCGCCGGATCCCGCTCGACCAGGCGCCCCAGGCTATCGCGGATAGCCGTGCGGCGAAGAGCAAGGGCAAGACCATCCTCCTCATCGACACGTCTCTGGAATAA